One window of Leguminivora glycinivorella isolate SPB_JAAS2020 chromosome 9, LegGlyc_1.1, whole genome shotgun sequence genomic DNA carries:
- the LOC125229317 gene encoding bursicon isoform X1, protein MIHSHVIMLSLLFLSTCQIRQIKTSLITQEVELPPGQECVMTPVVHVLKHPGCQPQLIPSYACVGKCTSYLQVSGSKIWQMERSCNCCQESGEREATVDLYCPEAKKEENRYRKVVTKAPLECMCRPCGTIDSNAIIPQETVGYSEEGPLHNHFRKSF, encoded by the exons atgatacACAGTCACGTTATTATGCtcagtttattatttttgtcaaCATGTCAGATAAGACAAATAAAAACCAGTCTTATTACCCAAGAAGTTGAACTGCCTCCCG GTCAGGAATGTGTCATGACACCGGTGGTACATGTATTAAAACACCCAGGATGCCAACCACAGTTGATTCCATCGTATGCTTGCGTTGGAAAATGCACCAGCTATTTACAG GTATCAGGGAGCAAAATTTGGCAAATGGAACGTTCATGTAATTGTTGTCAGGAGTCTGGTGAGCGGGAAGCTACGGTTGATTTGTATTGCCCAGAAGCAAAGAAGGAAGAAAATAGGTACAGGAAG gtgGTTACAAAAGCACCACTTGAATGCATGTGTCGTCCTTGTGGTACTATTGATTCAAATGCTATTATTCCACAAGAAACGGTTGGGTATTCTGAAGAGGGACCGCTCCATAACCACTTCAGGAAAAGCTTTTAA
- the LOC125229317 gene encoding bursicon isoform X2 produces MTPVVHVLKHPGCQPQLIPSYACVGKCTSYLQVSGSKIWQMERSCNCCQESGEREATVDLYCPEAKKEENRYRKVVTKAPLECMCRPCGTIDSNAIIPQETVGYSEEGPLHNHFRKSF; encoded by the exons ATGACACCGGTGGTACATGTATTAAAACACCCAGGATGCCAACCACAGTTGATTCCATCGTATGCTTGCGTTGGAAAATGCACCAGCTATTTACAG GTATCAGGGAGCAAAATTTGGCAAATGGAACGTTCATGTAATTGTTGTCAGGAGTCTGGTGAGCGGGAAGCTACGGTTGATTTGTATTGCCCAGAAGCAAAGAAGGAAGAAAATAGGTACAGGAAG gtgGTTACAAAAGCACCACTTGAATGCATGTGTCGTCCTTGTGGTACTATTGATTCAAATGCTATTATTCCACAAGAAACGGTTGGGTATTCTGAAGAGGGACCGCTCCATAACCACTTCAGGAAAAGCTTTTAA
- the LOC125229314 gene encoding uncharacterized protein LOC125229314 isoform X1, with translation MSAADTLKQHIRKRSCIKGKMTIFSNYLDDFGTITKPSTVQLLDLESRFNKFDALYAAFDALQDEIEMLLESSDSEREDFEKKYHELVAGARNLLGARPLNAATLGVAREGSVASFEDCQAGGHKSNCVRLPKIDLPTFQGHYQHWLEFRDTFVSLIHSRDDMDNINKLHYLRASLKGSALLVIDNLDFKSENYTSAWKLLCSRYDNKRLLVNNHVKELFSVEQIHSESCASIRRLIDVTNKNLRALSTLDEPTEHWDTLIIHMMSEKLDSVTHRAWEEHRNTLSNPPSLEVFITFLSNRADLLETLQESKGKNHKFENKNSTNVCIVTTNNSSSSNKKTPNKTFNKQNKKIFTCTVCNQTHFLFNCETFRALPIESRIQKAKESNVCLNCLRPGHLEKSCNLVPCKYCKQRHNTLLHLHEPVAHSEPTTSAICNFAASGHDVPQIPQCTTAPHAFLSTAIVKVRDNAGNVHTARLLLDNGSFCHFVTESLCDS, from the coding sequence ATGTCGGCTGCAGATACTCTTAAACAGCATATTAGGAAGCGTAGCTGCATAAAAGGCAAAATGACAATTTTTAGTAATTATTTAGACGATTTTGGCACTATAACAAAGCCTAGCACAGTCCAGCTGTTAGATTTAGAAAGCAGATTTAATAAATTCGATGCCTTATACGCCGCCTTCGATGCATTACAGGACGAGATCGAGATGCTTTTGGAATCGTCAGACTCGGAACGCGAAGATTTCGAAAAAAAGTACCACGAGCTGGTGGCAGGGGCGCGCAACCTGCTAGGCGCGCGACCGCTGAACGCCGCGACCTTGGGCGTTGCACGCGAGGGATCCGTGGCGAGTTTCGAGGATTGTCAGGCAGGTGGTCATAAATCTAATTGTGTTAGATTGCCAAAAATAGATTTGCCTACTTTTCAAGGACATTATCAACACTGGCTTGAGTTTAGAGATACGTTTGTCTCATTGATACATTCCAGGGACGATAtggataatattaataagttacaTTATCTTCGCGCGTCTTTGAAAGGTAGTGCCTTACTTGTCATAGACAACTTAGATTTTAAATCTGAAAATTACACATCTGCTTGGAAGTTATTGTGCAGTAGGTACGATAACAAAAGGTTGCTCGTAAATAATCATGTTAAGGAACTTTTTAGCGTCGAGCAAATTCACAGTGAATCTTGTGCTTCAATTCGACGTCTTATTGACGTTACAAATAAAAACCTACGTGCACTTTCGACATTGGATGAACCAACTGAACATTGGGACACGTTAATTATACATATGATGTCGGAAAAATTAGATAGTGTGACCCATAGGGCATGGGAGGAGCATCGGAATACGCTCTCTAACCCTCCATCTTTAGAAGTATTTATTACTTTCCTTAGCAACCGGGCAGACTTGTTGGAGACTTTGCAAGAAagtaaaggtaaaaatcataaatttgaaaataaaaatagcactaATGTATGTATAGTTACAACTAACAACAGTAGTTCATCTAACAAAAAAACCCCAAACAAAACATTCAATAagcagaataaaaaaatatttacatgtaCCGTGTGCAATCAAACTCATTTTCTCTTTAACTGTGAAACATTCAGAGCCCTTCCTATAGAAAGTCGTATTCAAAAGGCGAAAGAATCGAACGTCTGTCTTAATTGTTTACGGCCTGGGCacttagaaaaaagttgcaatCTTGTGCCATGTAAATACTGCAAACAGAGACATAACACACTTTTACATCTGCATGAACCAGTGGCTCATTCTGAGCCCACGACTTCTGCTATTTGTAACTTCGCTGCATCTGGTCATGATGTACcgcaaataccgcaatgtactACTGCGCCGCATGCTTTCCTGTCCACAGCGATCGTGAAGGTGCGCGACAACGCAGGCAACGTGCATACGGCTCGGCTGCTTCTTGACAACGGAAGTTTCTGCCACTTCGTAACGGAATCACTCTGCG
- the LOC125229318 gene encoding partner of bursicon has translation MSLCKSKRLVLLVFEILFVTLVTCSADENCETSLSEILVTKEEYDEMGRLVRSCNGEVTVNKCEGMCSSQVHPSIATITGFLKECHCCRENYLRERIVTLSHCYNADGVRLEDPKHAVMEVRLQEPDECQCFKCGDYSR, from the exons ATGTCTTTATGTAAATCAAAACGCTTAGTACTACttgtttttgaaattttatttgtTACTTTAGTTACTTGTTCAGCCGATGAAAACTGTGAAACATCACTGAGTGAAATATTGGTCACAAAGG AAGAGTATGACGAAATGGGAAGACTGGTCAGATCATGTAATGGAGAGGTGACTGTGAACAAATGTGAAGGAATGTGCAGTAGCCAAGTGCACCCTTCTATTGCAACAATAACAGGGTTCTTAAAG GAATGTCATTGCTGTAGAGAAAATTACCTCAGAGAACGTATCGTTACACTTTCACATTGTTACAATGCCGATGGTGTAAGATTGGAAGATCCTAAACACGCTGTTATGGAAGTAAGGCTTCAAGAGCCAGACGAATGTCAATGTTTTAAATGCGGAGACTATAGCCGATGA
- the LOC125229315 gene encoding CAAX prenyl protease 1 homolog: MELNEEYIVYLILLFSWAEYLWELYLSLRQLKIYKSNNTIPEDLKEMLNEESFKKARLYGIDKSQFKIVKEFVSILLTSLILSRRWLAVAWFKSESVSKSLNVSPDNEIFVTCVFMTIVNLFNYALMLPFKIYGIFVLEQKHGFNKQTVGFFIKDQIKSLALSLIITIPIVSIAVYIIMVGGDMFVAYLWLFTTVVSLLLLMLYPTVIAPLFDKFVPLPEGSLRKGIEELASKLKFPLTQIYIVEGSKRSAHSNAYFGGLFRSKRIVLFDTLLEKYDEEKKTLTGCNENEILGILAHELGHWSCNHLTKNIALTELNLLLLFTAFGALFKYSLLYTALGFPAGQEPIIIGLIVVLQLILAPYNSILSFFLTALSRKHEFEADNFAVSLNYPRELRSALIKLGKDNLDYPIYDKLYSAWYHSHPTLLHRIENIKSQLVEDKKSY, encoded by the exons ATGGAACTCAACGAAGAATATATTGTTTACTTAATACTGCTATTTTCATGGGCAGAATATTTGTGGGAGTTGTATTTATCTTTGCGGCAG cTAAAAATCTACAAATCAAACAACACTATTCCTGAGGACTTGAAGGAGATGTTAAACGAAGAATCATTCAAGAAAGCTCGCTTGTATGGTATTGACAAATCACAGTTCAAAATTGTAAAGGAATTTGTTAGTATACTATTAACATCCTTAATACTTTCTCGACGGTGGCTTGCTGTGGCATGGTTTAAATCTGAAAGCGTTTCTAAGTCCCTTAATGTATCTCCAGACAATGAAATATTTGTGACTTGTGTCTTTATGACTATTGTGAATCTATTTAACTATGCTCTAATGTTGCCCTTCAAGATTTATGGCATATTTGTTCTCGAGCAAAAACATGGCTTCAATAAGCAAACAGTTGGATTCTTTATTaaagaccaaattaaatcatTGGCTCTGAGCCTCATCATTACCATTCCGATAGTATCTATTGCAGTTTATATCATCATGGTAGGAGGAGATATGTTTGTTGCTTATCTATGGTTGTTTACTACTGTGGTGTCTTTGTTACTATTGATGCTGTACCCTACAGTTATTGCTCCTCTGTTTGACAAGTTTGTGCCTCTGCCCGAGGGTTCTCTAAGGAAAGGAATTGAGGAACTAGCATCAAAGCTGAAGTTTCCACTCACACAAATATATATAGTGGAGGGATCTAAAAGGTCTGCACACAGCAATGCATATTTTGGTGGACTTTTCCGGTCAAAAAGAATTGTGCTCTTTGATACATTGCTCGAAAAATATGATGAAGAGAAAAAGACTTTAACTGGATGTAATGAGAATGAAATTCTAGGGATTCTAGCTCATGAATTGGGACACTGGAGTTGCAACCACTTGACAAAGAACATAGCTTTGACTGAACTTAATTTGTTATTGTTATTTACTGCTTTTGGAGCACTTTTTAAATATTCCTTGTTGTATACTGCTCTTGGATTTCCAGCTGGGCAAGAGCCTATCATTATTGGTTTGATTGTGGTTTTACAATTGATACTAGCTCCATACAATTCAATTTTATCCTTCTTCTTGACCGCATTGTCCAGAAAACATGAGTTTGAGGCTGATAACTTTGCTGTGTCTTTGAATTACCCAAGAGAACTCAGGTCTGCACTTATAAAGCTTGGTAAAGACAATTTGGACTACCCCATATATGATAAGCTATACTCGGCTTGGTACCATTCTCACCCTACCTTGTTGCACCGAATAGAAAATATTAAATCCCAATTAGTTGAGGATAAGAAAAGCTACTAA
- the LOC125229314 gene encoding uncharacterized protein LOC125229314 isoform X2, whose protein sequence is MSAADTLKQHIRKRSCIKGKMTIFSNYLDDFGTITKPSTVQLLDLESRFNKFDALYAAFDALQDEIEMLLESSDSEREDFEKKYHELVAGARNLLGARPLNAATLGVAREGSVASFEDCQAGGHKSNCVRLPKIDLPTFQGHYQHWLEFRDTFVSLIHSRDDMDNINKLHYLRASLKGSALLVIDNLDFKSENYTSAWKLLCSRYDNKRLLVNNHVKELFSVEQIHSESCASIRRLIDVTNKNLRALSTLDEPTEHWDTLIIHMMSEKLDSVTHRAWEEHRNTLSNPPSLEVFITFLSNRADLLETLQESKAIVKVRDNAGNVHTARLLLDNGSFCHFVTESLCDS, encoded by the exons ATGTCGGCTGCAGATACTCTTAAACAGCATATTAGGAAGCGTAGCTGCATAAAAGGCAAAATGACAATTTTTAGTAATTATTTAGACGATTTTGGCACTATAACAAAGCCTAGCACAGTCCAGCTGTTAGATTTAGAAAGCAGATTTAATAAATTCGATGCCTTATACGCCGCCTTCGATGCATTACAGGACGAGATCGAGATGCTTTTGGAATCGTCAGACTCGGAACGCGAAGATTTCGAAAAAAAGTACCACGAGCTGGTGGCAGGGGCGCGCAACCTGCTAGGCGCGCGACCGCTGAACGCCGCGACCTTGGGCGTTGCACGCGAGGGATCCGTGGCGAGTTTCGAGGATTGTCAGGCAGGTGGTCATAAATCTAATTGTGTTAGATTGCCAAAAATAGATTTGCCTACTTTTCAAGGACATTATCAACACTGGCTTGAGTTTAGAGATACGTTTGTCTCATTGATACATTCCAGGGACGATAtggataatattaataagttacaTTATCTTCGCGCGTCTTTGAAAGGTAGTGCCTTACTTGTCATAGACAACTTAGATTTTAAATCTGAAAATTACACATCTGCTTGGAAGTTATTGTGCAGTAGGTACGATAACAAAAGGTTGCTCGTAAATAATCATGTTAAGGAACTTTTTAGCGTCGAGCAAATTCACAGTGAATCTTGTGCTTCAATTCGACGTCTTATTGACGTTACAAATAAAAACCTACGTGCACTTTCGACATTGGATGAACCAACTGAACATTGGGACACGTTAATTATACATATGATGTCGGAAAAATTAGATAGTGTGACCCATAGGGCATGGGAGGAGCATCGGAATACGCTCTCTAACCCTCCATCTTTAGAAGTATTTATTACTTTCCTTAGCAACCGGGCAGACTTGTTGGAGACTTTGCAAGAAagtaaag CGATCGTGAAGGTGCGCGACAACGCAGGCAACGTGCATACGGCTCGGCTGCTTCTTGACAACGGAAGTTTCTGCCACTTCGTAACGGAATCACTCTGCG
- the LOC125229316 gene encoding organic cation transporter protein-like, protein MWGFLIGSVVFGKLADKYGRKNPLMISIVIQTVMSFAASVVPSYWLFLACRFVLALASGGVGIISFVLVIEVVGGKWRTIIPVLYQLPFGLGNPVMTGLAFWLRDWRSLQFALSTLSSFFIWYWFCIYESPRWLLATGNVKEAYDVLEKAARINKRNFNKYKVKEMLMNAKGRPQSPPSFWTFIKLKTMRSRTVMLSIHWFCTGLCFYVLAQYLGWIGDNIFLSVMISGLISSLGPIVCVFVIMKMGRKITLAIFEGLTALCFICILLVPRNVFTNDWPRLVFAGIGFGGMAGTVPVLYLFSGELYPTLGRNVGVSGVSTFARIGSMVAPLVAGLNDLLPDLSLYIMAVLVFAQMLVVVPLPETKNRPLPDTMEQAEQLSETPMWLSKKVNFLQRTNE, encoded by the exons ATGTGGGGCTTTCTTATAGGTAGTGTCGTATTCGGGAAATTGGCCGATAAATATGGTAGAAAAAATCCACTAATGATTTCCATAGTCATTCAAACAGTCATGAGTTTCGCCGCTAGTGTTGTGCCCTCATACTGGTTGTTCCTTGCTTGCAGATTTGTTTTGGCCCTAGCTTCTGGGGGAGTAGGGATTATATCATTTGTATTAGTGATCGAA GTTGTGGGTGGTAAATGGCGCACGATAATACCCGTCCTTTACCAGTTGCCGTTCGGATTGGGCAACCCCGTCATGACGGGATTGGCATTCTGGCTCAGAGACTGGAGAAGCCTACAATTTGCACTGTCGACATTATCATCATTTTTCATATGGTATTGGTTCTGTATTTATGAATCGCCGAGATGGTTGTTGGCCACCGGAAATGTAAAGGAAGCTTACG ATGTACTGGAAAAAGCAGCccgtataaataaaagaaacttCAACAAGTACAAAGTCAAGGAAATGTTAATGAATGCTAAGGGACGTCCACAAAGTCCTCCAAGTTTCTGGACTTTCATAAAACTAAAGACCATGCGATCGAGAACTGTGATGCTGTCTATTCATTG GTTCTGCACTGGCTTATGTTTCTATGTATTAGCCCAATATCTTGGCTGGATTGGAGATAATATCTTCCTATCCGTAATGATAAGCGGGTTAATTTCTTCGCTCGGTCCGATTGTCTGTGTTTTCGTAATTATGAAGATGGGACGAAAAATAACTTTGGCGATATTTGAAGGGCTGACGGCTCTCTGTTTCATATGCATACTTTTGGTACCACGAAATGTGTTTACGAATGACTGGCCCAGACTTGTTTTTGCTGGAATAGGATTTGGGGGCATGGCA GGAACGGTTCCTGTACTGTACCTCTTTTCTGGTGAACTGTATCCAACATTGGGACGAAACGTAGGAGTAAGCGGTGTTTCAACGTTCGCCCGGATCGGCTCTATGGTGGCACCATTGGTGGCGGGCCTTAACGATTTGCTTCCTGATTTATCCTTGTACATAATGGCTGTCCTAGTATTTGCCCAAATGCTGGTGGTTGTACCCTTGCCTGAAACCAAGAACCGTCCTTTGCCTGACACCATGGAGCAGGCTGAACAACTCAGTGAGACGCCAATGTGGTTGTCGAAAAAAGTGAACTTTTTGCAAAGGACGAACGAGTAG